The nucleotide sequence ACAGCCTCAGCCTTGCTGAACCAGGCCAATTGACTTTTATTAATAATGTCAAACTGGCAGATAAATTGGCAGAGAGTAAGGCCTCTGCCTGTATTGTCCCAAAGGATTTTAGCGAGGCGGACATCCCCTTACTCCAGGTAGAGAATGTTGATCTGGCCTCAGCCCGGATCCATAATTATTTACTGGAAGAAGCATTTCAGGCCACCGGAATTCATGACCGGGCCGTTATCGGGGCAGATTGCTCCATCAGCGAGCAGGTCTCCATTGGTGCCTTGGTGAGCATCGGTAACCGGGTCCAAATCGGTGAACGAGTAAAGATTGCCCCCGGAGTTGTCATTGGTGACGATGTGCAGATCGGTGATGGCTGCGTGCTCCATGCCAATGCTGTGGTCGCCTACGGCTGCACCCTTGGCAAGCGGGTTGTTTTGCATCACGGCGCGATGATCGGCAGCGACGGTTTCGGTTTTGCCACAGATCCGCAAACAGGGATCCATGTCAGCAAACCCCAGGTGGGTACCGTACGACTCGACGATGACGTACAGATTGGGGCCAACTCCTGTGTGGACCGGGCAGCCTTTGGCATCACCCATATAAAAAGCCAGGTGCGCATTGATAATCAGGTCATGGTAGGGCATAATTGTGTTATTGGCGAGAACTCCATTCTTGTTGGCCAGTCCGGTGTAGCAGGCAGCTCAACCTTGGGACGCAATGTGATCCTGGCAGCACGGGCAGCGGTTGGAGGCCATATCCACCTTGATGATGGAGTGATGGTGGCTGCCCTTGCCGGGGTGCATAATGATCAGAAAAAAGGCGCTGTTGTTGGTGGCGTTCCGGCGGTTGATGTGAAAAAATGGGGCCGAGCTGCTGCTGCCTTTACCCGTCTTCCAGAGATGATCCGTGAAGTGAAACGCTTGCGAAAAGAGATTGACCGCCTGGTCAGTGAGCTGAAACCCTCTGATAAAAAGCCATGCTCTTAGGATCAATGCTCTGTTGACCATGCCCCCTGTGAATCTCTGATGTTTTCTCATCTCCGAAAACGGTGCAGGATCAGTCCGCTCACTCTCACAGGGGGGCTGCTTACGCTTTTTTTTATCCTTCTCGCTCAATACGACCCCGCCCTTCTCCATGAATTACGGCTGAAATCCTTTGATCTTTTTCTCCGTCATAGCCCTGCCCCGTTATCCGACCCCAGAGTTATTATTGTTGATATTGATTCAGCGAGCCTGGAAGAACTCGGGCAATGGCCTTGGCCCCGTAAACGCATTGCTGAGCTCCTCAAAAAAATCACCTCAGCAGGCCCTGCTGTTGTCGGCCTTGACATGCTCTTTGCCGAGCCTGACAGTAGTTCACCCCATCTTCTGGCCACCTTGGACGGTATGGAAAATGCCCCGGAGGCGGTGCGAGACTATCTGCAAGCTCTTCCTGATTATGACCAATCGCTTGCCCGCGTCCTGGATCAGAGTCCTGCTCCTGTGGTGCTGGGCTCTGTCTTTACCAACTCAATCAAAGGGGCGACTCAGGGAAAGAAAAATCTCCCTCGAAAAGGCAACTTTCTTTTTTATGGCCATAATCCGTTGCCCTTTCTCTTTCCATTCAGCGGGGTGGATTCCAGCCTGGAGATATTTGAGCGCACTGCCCAAGGAATAGGTTTCTTAAATATTATCCCGGATCAGGACTCCATTATTCGCAACCTTCCCTTGGTGGTTAATTATAGAGAGGAGGTCTATCCCAGCCTGGTCCTCTCCATGCTGCGGGCTGCCACGGGACAAGAAAACATCGAGTTAGAAACGGATCAAAACGGTGTCCGCGCTGTGCAAATAGGGGGGTACCGAATTCCCACCAATATGTACGGAGAACTGATCATCAATTTCAGCGGTCCTGCCCGGAGCCTGCCCTATGTCTCTGCCCACGATATTTTATCCGGCCAATTTGATCCTACCCTTTTTCGGGATGCCTATATCCTGATCGGGACCTCTGCCCCTGGTCTTTTTGATCTTCGGGCAGTGCCTACGGATCGGGTCTTTCCTGGAGTTGAACTGCACGGGCATGCCTTGAATACCATTCTCAGTCGAAATTTTCTTCATCGGCCTGAATGGGCCAAGGGATCTGAGCTCCTCTATATCTGTTGTATAAGCCTGTTCCTGATTCTGGTGCTCTCTCGGCTGGAGGCAGCCAAAGGCGCCCTGGTGGTCCTTCTTCTTACCCTCGTATCGTCTGCCTTTGCGCACTGGTGCATGCATCATTACCATCTCCTGATTGATCTGGTCTACCCGCTGGCAGCCACCTGGCTTCTGTTCACGGTGCTCACCTTTTATAATTTTATTGCCGGAGAACGGAAAATACACCACCTTCGTTCCACCTTTTCCCATTATCTTTCTCCAGAGGTGGTCAAGGAGCTGCTCAAAAAACAGGGTGATCTTGTCCTGGACGGTGAAGAACGGGAGTTAAGTATCCTGTTTTCCGATATCCGCCGTTTCACCTCGTTGGCAGAAAAGATGTCGCCAGACGATCTCTGCGCCTTTCTCAATGAGTATCTCACCCCCATGACCGAGGCAGTGATGGAACGACGGGGCACTGTGGATAAATTTATCGGTGATGCTATTATGGCCTTCTGGAATGCCCCTCTGGATACACCGAATCATGTCTCTCATACCTGCGAATGTGCCCTGGCCATGCTCAAGGAGCTTGCAATACTGAACAGCTCGTGGAGCAAACGAGGCCTTCCTGAAGTTCGGATAGGTATCGGTATTCACTGCGGGGTGGCCCGGGTCGGCAATATGGGCTCTCGGCAGCGTTTTGATTACACGATCATGGGCGATTCAGTCAACCTTGCCTCTCGACTTGAAGGGCTAACCAGGCTCTATGGCGCTGATATATTGGTTAGTGATGCAGTCTATACCATTTTACAGGAAAGCGATTTTTTCTTTCGCCAGATTGACACGGTCAGGGTCCTTGGCAAATCAGCTCCAGTGACCCTGTACCAGCTCATAGGCCTGCGCGACAAGCAGACAGTTGAGCGTCTCCAAGAGGTGAAAGCGTATTACGCGGCCCTTGAGCTGTATAACACAGGGGCGTTTTTCCAAGCGGCCAAAGCCTTCCAGATCCTGAAAAAAGACTATCCCAGCGATCTCCTGTATGAAGTCTATCTTGAACGATGCATCCGGATTGCAAAAAATCCCCCAGCGCAATGGAACGGGATTACCGATATACAGAGAAAAAAAGGCGATTGAGCTGTAAAGGAGATTAAGATATGACTCTCATGATTTTTGGCTGGATTCTCTGGTGCGCCCTGCACAGCCTGCTCATCAGCAGCAGGGTGAACCAATGGGTCAAGGAGCAGGGAGGCGTACTGCAAGGAAGCTACCGGCTGTTCTACAGCCTGTTTTCCGCCCTCAGCCTCATTCCATTGCTCTGGTACCAGTACAGTCTGCCCCAGGAGGTGCTTTTTTCCTGGGCTGGCTGGTTGCGCATCCCCCAGGGAATACTCCTGGCCTATGCCCTGGCCATGCTCTATGGGGGCAATAAGGTTTATGATGTGAACTACCTTATTGGAATCAGACAGTGGCAAAGCTATCAACGAGGAGAGGATATTTCTCCCCTGCCTTTCCGCTGTGAAGGGGCCCTGGCCTATGTGCGCCATCCCTGGTACAGCAGTGGTCTGCCCATCCTCTGGACCGTGGGCCCGCTCACGGATGCCAATCTGCCTGCCCGGATTATCCTCACCTGTTATCTCATTATTGGTACCCTGCTGGAGGAACGGAAGCTGGCCAAAGAACTCGGAGAGCCCTATCTGCGCTATCAAAAGCAGGTGCCCATGCTGATCCCCTGGAAAGGACGGGTAAAGCTCTCTGATTAATGTTTCATCGGACGCCCTTACCCTTTCGATGGGTATTTTTTACACATATTAACCAGAACTTCAAAGAGATAAAACGCGCCACCCTCACAGTCTTTTCTTGACTCTGGTGCTCTTTCATGTCATTACACCTGAGAAAAATAAGGCCGCAGGAAGTACACCAACTCTTCCCTGCTGCTGAACCGATCAACCACTCAGGTAAAAAAAATGCCAATAACTCTCTCGCTGCTCAGAAAGGTCATCACCGTGGGGATGATATTCCTTCTTCCAACAACCAGCTTTTCCATTGACAGCAGCACACTGCTCCAATTTCTAGGAACCGAACATACGCCCCGCGTTTCCTTACTACCGACGTCTCTCCCTCTTGCTGACAGTTTTAAACCGGGCACAAACCCGTATGCTGGCACTGTGGCCCAAATACAGGGAACAGCCTATGTCTATCATCAGGGCGGAACCGTTGCCTATAAACTGATGACCAATATCCCCCTCTTCAGCGGTGACACCTTGGTTACCGGAGAAAAAAGCAGGATCACCCTACAGATGGCCGATGATACGATCCTGAGCCTTGCAGCCCAAACCAAGCTGACCATCGACAAATCTCTCCCCAGAATGAAGGTACGGGACACTGTTCTCCAGCTGTTCTTCGGCAGGATCCGAGCTCTGGTGAAAAAACTCGCAGGGGAATATATAATCAACACACCGAACTCCAGTGTTGGTGTGCGAGGAACAGATTTTGCAGTGGTCGTAGCACTTGCTCCAAAGAGCAGGATGGCAGGATGGAGAAAGAAGGTGCCAGCAGGTTTGCTGACAGCGGTGCTTACAGGCCAAGCCCCCTCAACAGTGGAGCTTGTGGGTCGTTTTGGATCCTCAATTATGGTGAAGCCATTCTCCGTTGCCGGAATAGCTACAGGAAGCCGCGCTGAAGAGGCCATGTATGTCGGACCTGCCGCAATCCCTTTATTGCAGCAAATCGCCCCCCAAGAGGCCTTCCAATCCTACCTTCCGAAAAAGCCCGCTCCAGCAGCTGCTCCCTGTTGGCCCTTTTCCGGCACAGCCAAGGGCTTAACATATTTTAAGGTATGCACACCAGGAGAAAAACCGAGCAGCTAGCCACGGACCAAAGTAACATAGCCTGACTTTGGACCTTTAACCTTTTTACTGCCTGCGCGGGTCAAAGGCCTCCTGGAGGGCCTCACCAATAAAAATTAAAAGAACAAGGGTACCAACCAAAACAGTAAAGGTCGTTAAGGAGAGCCACCAGGCCTCGATATTGGCCTTGCCCTGATTGAGCAGCTCGCCCAGGCTAGGGGTAGGCGGTGGTACACCAAGGCCAAGAAAATCCAGACTGGTCAGGCCAAGGATGGCCCCAGACATGCGAAAGGGCAAAAAGGTGATGACAGGGGTCATGCCATTGGGCAGGAGATGACGGTACATAATGGTCAGATTCCCCACGCCCAAGGCCTTGGCTGCCTTGACGTACTCCATATTGCGGCCTTTCAGGAATTCAGCCCGCACGTAATCGGATAAACCCATCCAGCCAAACAAGGAGAAGAGGAGCAAGAGGAGCAGAACACTGGGTTTAAAAATCGAAAAAAAGATGATCAGCAGGTAGAGCTCTGGCATCGCGCTCCAAATCTCGATAATGCGCTGAAAAAATAAATCCGTCTTACCACCAAAATAGCCCTGCACTGCTCCTGCTATTATGCCAACAAAAGTGCCAATGAGGGTCAGGGCAAGGCCGAAAAGGATAGAGAGCCGGAAACCATAGATTAATCGGGCCAGGACATCCCTGCCCCGGTCATCTGTGCCAAGAATATTATCCTGAGAGGGCGGTGACGGAACAGGCTGGTCAAGCCCAAGGTTAATAGAGGCATAGCCATAGGGGTTCAAAGGAAAAACAACCTTATTGCCATCAACCGTCAATTTTTCCAGGATATAAGGATCCTGATAATCGGTTTCGGTCTCAAAATCGCCCCCGAACACGGTTTCTGGATAGACCTTGAGCAGGGGAAAATAATATTGGCCCTGATACTTGACCAATAAGGGTTTATCATTGCTCAAGACCTCGGCAAAAAGCGACAGTCCAAAAAGAAGGCTGAAGATCAGCAGACTGTAATAGCCTCTTCGATTTTTCTTGAAGTTCCTCCATCTGCGAGCCGCAAGCGTCTGTTTATTCATAGCGCGACGCCCCTCTTATTGAACCTTTTCAAAACTGATCCTGGGATCAACCCAGACATAACTGAGATCAGAGAGCAGTCTGGCAATTAACCCGATCAGGGTGAAAAAATACAGGGTTCCCAACACCACCGGATAATCCCGATTAAGGACAGAATTATAGGCTAATAACCCCATACCATCCAAGGAAAAAATTGTCTCTATGAGCAGGGCTCCAGTAAAAAAGGCGGTAATAAAGGAACCAGGAAAGCCGGTAATAATCGGGATAATGGCATTGCGAAACACATGCCGGTACAGGACCTGATTATCGCCAAGTCCCTTGGCCCGTGCCGTCATAACGTACTGCTTACGAATCTCTTCCAAAAAGGAGTTCTTGGTCAGCATGGTCATAACAGCCAAGCTCCCCACCGAGGTGGAAATAATGGGCAAAACCATATGCCAGAGATAATCCAGGATCCTTCCTGTCCAGCTCAACTCTGCCCAGTTATCCGAGATCAGCCCACGTAAGGGAAAAATATTCCAAAAACTGCCCCCGCCAAAGAGGACTATAAGGAGGATTCCCAGGACAAAGCCGGGGATGGCATAGCCGATAAGAATGATCGTGCTGGTCATCATATCAAAGCGGGATCCATCCTGAACCGCCTTGCGGATCCCAAGGGGAATGCAGACCGAGTACACAATGAGAAAGGTCCAAAGCCCTAAGGACATGGAAACCGGCATCTTGGAAATAACCAGTTCCGCAACCCCCTTCTGATGATAATAGGATTCACCAAAGTCAAAAACCAAGTACGATCCCATCATGGAGAAAAAACGCTGCAGGGGCGGTTTGTCAAAGCCATATATTCTTTTCAGCTGCTCAATCCGCTCCTGATCAAGCCCCTGTTTCCCCTGGTAGAGGCCCCCACGTCCGCCACCTGCCTCGCCACCTGCCCCTCGACCCTCAATCTGGGCCATCATCTTTTCCACTGGCCCGCCGGGCACAAACTGGGTGATGACAAAGGTGATAAACATGACCCCGAACAAGGTGGGGATCATGAGCAGAAATCGTTTGAGAATGTACAGACTCACAGTTCCACCACCGCCACAGAACCTCCTCTTCTGGGATCACCAACCCCACCGACCCCAGGCATGACCGCATGCACCCCACCGAAGTAAACATTCCGATCATCCCAGAGATTTATCGGCACCTGTTTCTGTACTGCAGCGATCGCCTGGGCGTCAATCCCCGGCTCAATCTGCAATACACCTCCATCGTCGTCCCAGTGCAGCCTCGGCGCCTGGACCGCTTCAACCAGATCCCGTTTGAAATCGACATACT is from Candidatus Electrothrix sp. GW3-4 and encodes:
- the lpxD gene encoding UDP-3-O-(3-hydroxymyristoyl)glucosamine N-acyltransferase — its product is MKTATLGELAAYVHGNVIGDDQISLTTVNSLSLAEPGQLTFINNVKLADKLAESKASACIVPKDFSEADIPLLQVENVDLASARIHNYLLEEAFQATGIHDRAVIGADCSISEQVSIGALVSIGNRVQIGERVKIAPGVVIGDDVQIGDGCVLHANAVVAYGCTLGKRVVLHHGAMIGSDGFGFATDPQTGIHVSKPQVGTVRLDDDVQIGANSCVDRAAFGITHIKSQVRIDNQVMVGHNCVIGENSILVGQSGVAGSSTLGRNVILAARAAVGGHIHLDDGVMVAALAGVHNDQKKGAVVGGVPAVDVKKWGRAAAAFTRLPEMIREVKRLRKEIDRLVSELKPSDKKPCS
- a CDS encoding adenylate/guanylate cyclase domain-containing protein — translated: MFSHLRKRCRISPLTLTGGLLTLFFILLAQYDPALLHELRLKSFDLFLRHSPAPLSDPRVIIVDIDSASLEELGQWPWPRKRIAELLKKITSAGPAVVGLDMLFAEPDSSSPHLLATLDGMENAPEAVRDYLQALPDYDQSLARVLDQSPAPVVLGSVFTNSIKGATQGKKNLPRKGNFLFYGHNPLPFLFPFSGVDSSLEIFERTAQGIGFLNIIPDQDSIIRNLPLVVNYREEVYPSLVLSMLRAATGQENIELETDQNGVRAVQIGGYRIPTNMYGELIINFSGPARSLPYVSAHDILSGQFDPTLFRDAYILIGTSAPGLFDLRAVPTDRVFPGVELHGHALNTILSRNFLHRPEWAKGSELLYICCISLFLILVLSRLEAAKGALVVLLLTLVSSAFAHWCMHHYHLLIDLVYPLAATWLLFTVLTFYNFIAGERKIHHLRSTFSHYLSPEVVKELLKKQGDLVLDGEERELSILFSDIRRFTSLAEKMSPDDLCAFLNEYLTPMTEAVMERRGTVDKFIGDAIMAFWNAPLDTPNHVSHTCECALAMLKELAILNSSWSKRGLPEVRIGIGIHCGVARVGNMGSRQRFDYTIMGDSVNLASRLEGLTRLYGADILVSDAVYTILQESDFFFRQIDTVRVLGKSAPVTLYQLIGLRDKQTVERLQEVKAYYAALELYNTGAFFQAAKAFQILKKDYPSDLLYEVYLERCIRIAKNPPAQWNGITDIQRKKGD
- a CDS encoding NnrU family protein translates to MTLMIFGWILWCALHSLLISSRVNQWVKEQGGVLQGSYRLFYSLFSALSLIPLLWYQYSLPQEVLFSWAGWLRIPQGILLAYALAMLYGGNKVYDVNYLIGIRQWQSYQRGEDISPLPFRCEGALAYVRHPWYSSGLPILWTVGPLTDANLPARIILTCYLIIGTLLEERKLAKELGEPYLRYQKQVPMLIPWKGRVKLSD
- a CDS encoding FecR family protein yields the protein MPITLSLLRKVITVGMIFLLPTTSFSIDSSTLLQFLGTEHTPRVSLLPTSLPLADSFKPGTNPYAGTVAQIQGTAYVYHQGGTVAYKLMTNIPLFSGDTLVTGEKSRITLQMADDTILSLAAQTKLTIDKSLPRMKVRDTVLQLFFGRIRALVKKLAGEYIINTPNSSVGVRGTDFAVVVALAPKSRMAGWRKKVPAGLLTAVLTGQAPSTVELVGRFGSSIMVKPFSVAGIATGSRAEEAMYVGPAAIPLLQQIAPQEAFQSYLPKKPAPAAAPCWPFSGTAKGLTYFKVCTPGEKPSS
- a CDS encoding ABC transporter permease yields the protein MNKQTLAARRWRNFKKNRRGYYSLLIFSLLFGLSLFAEVLSNDKPLLVKYQGQYYFPLLKVYPETVFGGDFETETDYQDPYILEKLTVDGNKVVFPLNPYGYASINLGLDQPVPSPPSQDNILGTDDRGRDVLARLIYGFRLSILFGLALTLIGTFVGIIAGAVQGYFGGKTDLFFQRIIEIWSAMPELYLLIIFFSIFKPSVLLLLLLFSLFGWMGLSDYVRAEFLKGRNMEYVKAAKALGVGNLTIMYRHLLPNGMTPVITFLPFRMSGAILGLTSLDFLGLGVPPPTPSLGELLNQGKANIEAWWLSLTTFTVLVGTLVLLIFIGEALQEAFDPRRQ
- the yejB gene encoding microcin C ABC transporter permease YejB — protein: MSLYILKRFLLMIPTLFGVMFITFVITQFVPGGPVEKMMAQIEGRGAGGEAGGGRGGLYQGKQGLDQERIEQLKRIYGFDKPPLQRFFSMMGSYLVFDFGESYYHQKGVAELVISKMPVSMSLGLWTFLIVYSVCIPLGIRKAVQDGSRFDMMTSTIILIGYAIPGFVLGILLIVLFGGGSFWNIFPLRGLISDNWAELSWTGRILDYLWHMVLPIISTSVGSLAVMTMLTKNSFLEEIRKQYVMTARAKGLGDNQVLYRHVFRNAIIPIITGFPGSFITAFFTGALLIETIFSLDGMGLLAYNSVLNRDYPVVLGTLYFFTLIGLIARLLSDLSYVWVDPRISFEKVQ